A window of the Nitrospirota bacterium genome harbors these coding sequences:
- the grpE gene encoding nucleotide exchange factor GrpE, whose translation MGDTKNDAASNNMNSPHEGETEHRTQSTEHRALNTEEKAEEAPKDTETLKKELAELNNKYLRLYADFENFKRLSAKNREELIKYANEDLMQELLSVIDHLELALQHAEVSAASSVLAEGVNMTLKEMKGALEKSGLSGIEALGKPFDPFVHHAMSQEESEESEENIVVKEFRKGYIYKDRVLRAALVGVSKKKVHSDS comes from the coding sequence ATGGGAGATACAAAAAACGATGCCGCATCCAATAATATGAACTCACCGCATGAAGGAGAGACAGAGCACAGAACACAGAGCACTGAACACAGAGCACTGAACACAGAGGAGAAAGCAGAAGAGGCGCCTAAGGATACGGAGACCCTAAAAAAAGAGCTTGCCGAATTAAACAATAAGTATCTGAGGCTTTATGCCGATTTTGAAAATTTTAAGCGCCTCTCAGCTAAAAACAGGGAAGAATTAATAAAGTATGCAAACGAAGACCTTATGCAGGAACTTCTCTCTGTCATAGACCACCTGGAGCTGGCGCTCCAGCATGCTGAAGTCAGCGCCGCATCTTCAGTATTGGCAGAGGGCGTAAATATGACATTAAAGGAAATGAAAGGCGCGCTTGAAAAATCCGGCCTGTCCGGCATTGAGGCGTTAGGCAAGCCTTTTGACCCTTTTGTGCATCATGCAATGTCGCAGGAGGAATCAGAAGAAAGCGAAGAAAACATAGTGGTAAAAGAATTCAGGAAAGGGTATATATATAAAGACAGGGTATTAAGGGCGGCTCTTGTAGGCGTCTCAAAAAAGAAAGTTCATAGTGACAGTTAA